CGCAGAACAGCAGCGCAACGTAGCACCGCGTACCGACGCTGCCGATGCCGACGACGCGAAAGGCGACGTCTTCGAGGCGGTAGCGATCGAGCAAAGCCCGCCGATCGAGCGGCAGCGACTCGCGATAGTTGACGAGATCGGCTTGCAGCCCCGCGAGCGTCGGCTCGTCGGTGATCCGCGTCATCACCGGCGGCCGTTCGACGAAGCGGTGTTTGCCAGCTTCCCGCTCGGTAATTTTAGGAAACAACTTCTCGCCGACGCGCGTGCGAGCTTTGGCCGCCATTTTACCGCGGCGAATCTGCGACTTGGCGCAGGGCGCAGTTTCGATGAGCTGTTCGGCCGTGATGCTGAGATACCACAGATCGAGCGGGCTTAATTCCGCGAATTCCGCCATGTGAACTCGGTACGAGCGCGTGCAGGCGAGCGCCGCATCTTCACTTTGCCGACTGGAAAAGCCATTCACACGGGCGGCGACGACGACACTGGTCGCCAGACGCTTCAAGTCCCATTCCCACGGCGCGCGATGGGTTTCATCGAAGTCATTGATGTCGAAGATGAGGTTGCGCTCGGGTGTGGCGAACAGGCCAAAGTTCGTGAGGTGGCAGTCGCCGCAAGCCTGGACTTGCAATCCGGTCGCGGGCGTCGGGCCGAGATCGTGAGCCATCACCGCCGACGAACCGCGCAGGAACGTGAACGGGCTTTGCAGCATTCGGCCAAAACGAATCGGCGCGAGTTTGGGCACGCGACCCGCGCTGGTGCGCTCGATGATTTCGATGGGGTCGCGCTGAGCCTCGGCGGCGTTCCAATTTGCGTGTGCCGCGCGCGGCACTTGCTTGCGCAGGGCTTTGCCGGCTTGATGTCGCTCGTCGCGGGTGAAGGAATTCATCGAAAATGGCTCGCGGTTCGGAGGCCCCTGCAATTGTAGCATAGCACGGCCGCCGAACGAGTCGGATAGCAATGCCGAGAGAACTGGTTTTCCAACGCGTTCCACGGCACCCTTGCTGGCGCGGCGGGCTTTGATGTGGTGCTGGTGAATGGCGCGAAGATCCGCTATATTTCGTCGCACCACCATAACTCTATGCACCAAAATCGAGATCTCGATGTTGGGAATCGACAAACTGTTCGCGGTCGTAAAACCGCCGCCGGAAGACGCAAAGCCGTGCGTCGACCAGGCGAATTCGTTTCGCGAGGTTGTCTCGTTGCAAGCGGTGTTCGTGACGATGATCGTGGCCCTGTTGGCCTATCTCCAGCACGACGCGACGTTTCAGATGCGGGTTGATTTGATGTTCATCCTGCTGACCGCCGTGCCGATCATCGGGCTGTTCCATATCGTTCGCGGCCGCGTGCGGACACCCGACGGGGATGTGTACGTGTGTACGCAGCCGGTGCGATGTTATGCCCGGCAGGCGTTTATTCTGGACCTACTGATTGTGGTGGCGATTTCCCTGCTGTACTGGAAAGGGCAATTGCCGGGACAGTGATCCCCCCGTGGCCTGTGCCGACACGGTCGCTGCCGCAAGACGCGGCTAAAAAACTTCTCGGTTCGCACGGCTTCACGGCGGCCGGGAGGCGAATCTACTTGAAATCGCTTCCAGCGCGCCGGCGTCGATCCGTTCGAGCACTTCGCTTGGCGAACGGATTTTCGCGAGTCTGCGGATCTCGGAGCCTAAATCGACAAATCGCGCGTGCCCCAGCGGCGCGCGACGATCAGCACGACAATCGCGGCCAGTACCATGAGAATCGAGACGGCGACAGCCGACCGCAAGTTGCCGATCGAGAGTTCGAGGAAGACCGTCGTCGATAATACCTCGGTTTTCATTCGCGTCGCCCCGGCGAACACCAGCAGCGGTCCAAATTCTCCGAGGGATCGCGCCCATGCGATCGTCCCCGCCGTCAACATGCTCTGCTTTGCTTGAGGCAAAACAACGCGGCTGAACGCCTGCGACTGAGAGCAGCCCAACGTCAACGCCACTTGTTCCAGGCGGGTATCAATCTGATCGAATCCAGCGCGCATGATTCGTACGGCAAATGCCGCCGCCACCATGAATTGGGCCAGCACGACCGCGGGAATTTGAAAAACGACGTGCTTGCTGATCAGGCTCCAAGGCCAGAATTGAAACAGGATCAGCAAACTTAGCCCGACGACCAACGGGGGCAAAACGATGGGAATATCTAAAATGGCGTCAATGAAATTGCGCCCCCAAAAACGATAACGCGACAACCCGTAGCCCAACGGGACCGCCACCATGACCGATAAAATCGCGGTGAACAGACAAGAAATCATCGTGAGCTTGAACGAGTAGCGAATGTTGGGATCGGCAAATGCGACGGCCAAAGCGTCGCACGCACGAATTGCCGGACGCCAAAATCCCGTTTTCGCGCTTTCCGCCGCATCCGCGGGCATCGAAAGATAGGCCAGATCCGCCGCCAGCATGGCCACCAACGACAGCACATAGATGCCTCCGATCAGCGCCAGCGCCAAGCGAAAGCCGCGGTCAGACCGTCCGGCAATCGCTCGATTTTCGACGTTTCGAGTGGGTTTTCGTCCAGACACGATCATACCCAAGTTTATGGCGGCCATGTTGCATGGACGGAATGATTCGTCGCGCCTTGGGCATGGGCGTCGCCCGCTGCCCGATCGCCGAGCCGCCAGGGCAACCCAGCCGCCACAAAGGCGTCTTTCATCTGGGCGGTGAGACTGCCGCAGCCGTTGTAGACTGTATCCACGCGAACTTCTTCCGGCTTTTCCAACGGGTCAATGATGAATCCTAAGTCGCGACGATGGACTGCGCAATAAAAGTTCAATTCCGGAGATACCGACCCGCGATCTCCCTCGAGCACGTGAAAGCCATTGGATTGGAAGTGCTTCAGACCTCGGTCGCGGGCAGCGGCGAAGCGAGCAAATTGCAATGCGGCCGTGGGCTGCGAGGAGCAGGTGAGAACGCCGATTGCAACTTGCGCCGTTGCCTTGGCAAACTCGGGGGGAGCGACCAGCGCCAGCAACGAATCGCCGGCCACCGTGGCGTTCCAGACGACGCCAGCATCGACCGCGCCGACGCGCACGGAATTCGCAACCTCAACCACCGTGGGCTGAAAAACTCCGCGCTTGGTCACCGCCTGCGCGAGGGCTTCCCATTGATTTTTCTCCAACGTGTCGCGGACCATCTTGCCGATGGCGGCTTGGTCGGGATTGCCAATCGCCACGCGAAGATCGTCTCGCAGCAGGTCCGCGAAGCCTTGGACGTTTGCGGGGTTATCGCGCGGAACGACGATCGTCGCTTGCATGGTGGCGAGCGGCAACATCTCCGCCAACAATCCTTTCCGCTGAGCGAGGGACATATAGCTCTCGTCCCCGGCGAGAAACAAATCTCCCGAACGGGATAGTTCGATCTGGCTCAGCAGCGTGTTGGAGCCGCCAAATTGGAGTTGCACTTTGACGCCGTATTCCGTGGCATAGTCCTCCACGATCTTCTGCATCGGCGCGCGCATGCCGCTTGCGCAATAGAGCATCAATTCGCCGGATTGTCGCTGATGTTTCGTGTTGGGATTGGTCGAATCGATGGTTTGGGGCCGGCTCAGCTTGAACAGCGCAAAACCGAGCAGCGCTAGCAGCGCACATCCTGCCAGCGCCAACATCGGGAACGTCGAAGCCCAACCTTGTCGATGGCGTGAATCCACGGCTCCAACCCGCTGTTGATTTTTTTTCATCGCCTCAGCTTTCAACAATCGCTGGAACCGCTTCGCAAGCAACGACGCCACGATTCAAGCGGAAACTGCGATCGGCGAGCCGTTTTCCTTCGTCGGCGTTATGGGTAATATGAAGCGCAGTGACGGTGCCCAACTGGCGAATGCGAAGGAGCACTTCGACCATTTGATTTCGAGTTTCGTCATCCAGCGCGCTCAATGGCTCATCGAGCAACAACACCTCGGGTTCGAACGACATCGCCCTTCCCAACGCAACGCGCTGCATCTCGCCGCCGCTGAGCCATTGGGGGCGGCGATCGAGTAAATGTTCCAGGTTCAGCAGTTGTGCCAACGTCGCGGTGCGACTTTCAATTTCCGACTTGGCCCGGCGACGGATCCGCAATGGAAACGCCAGGTGTTCGCGCACCGTCAGGTGTCCGAACAGCGCGCCATCCTGGGGAACATATCCAATGCCGCGACGCGACGGCGGCAGCCGCGTGACCTCTTGACGGCCGAGCCAAATCCGCCCCGTTTGGATCGGTCGCAGGCCGCACAAGCATTCGATGATCGTCGTTTTTCCCGTCCCCGTTTGCCCCATCAAGACCGCATATTCCCCGGTGGGGACTTCAAAGTGAACGTCGGCCAACTGAAATTCACCCAAGCGAACCGTTAGGCTTTCCACACGAATCATGATTCCTAATCGACGGCGCAATGGTCGGTCAAGCGGACGCGATCGACGGATTCGCCGTCATTCGCAGGTAGGTTGCAAACGCAAATCATGGGGTGTGTAGTGGCTCCCGTTGCCCTCATCGTACTCACAAATTTGGCCCGCCGGCGGTTTCCGCCTTCGACTCCAATTCTAGCATCGTCGCCTCGACTTGGGTATGTTTGCCTGCGACCGATGATGTCAAGAAAAAAAGGACTCGCTCACAGCGGCGAGATACGCTCTGAATGCCACCCTCATCGGCCATCCATAAATGATCGTACAACTCAGCCTGATCCTTCGCGCAGCAGATGATTATTGAATTCGGAGCCGCGTCGCTGGCGCCGGTTTTCTTCATCCGCCACATTGCAAGCATCCTGGCCGCTTGGCAACCGCGATGCGGCGGAATGTCATGGTCCCAGCGTCGAAGTACAACAGGACGCCTTGCAGCGTGGGTCCGAGGCCGGTGATCAGCTTGATTCCCTCCATCGCGGCGATGCCTCCGGTTATTGCTGAAACCGCCCCGAGCACGGGGAACTTTCGCTTCCAAGCGGGAGGATCTTCCGGATACAAACATGCAAGGCATGGCGTCGTCCCAGGGATGATCGTCGTCACTTGACCTTCCAAACCGAATACGCCGGCTTCAATCATCGGCTTCATTTGCCGCATGCACTGGCGGTTCAGCGCGAATCGCTCGGAGAATAGCGGCGCACAATCGAACACTAGGTCGGCTTGTGACACGAGCTGGCCCACGTTCTCGTCGCTAATATTCGCATCTACCGCGACGACCTCCAAACGCGGATTCAACTCTCGCAGCCGTCGAGCAGCCGATTCAACCCGACGTCGGCCAATCCAATCGTCGGTCATTAAGATCTGCCGATTGAGATCGCTGGGTTTGACGTCGCCCGCATGGGCAATGATCAGCCTGCCTATGCCGGCAGCCGCAAGGTTGTAGCAAACGACGCCCCCCAACCCGCCGCAGCGGCTGACGAGCGCCGTCGCCCCCTTGAGCTTTTCCTGACCGGCAATTCCCAACCCTGGAATGTCGAGTTGCCAGGAGTAGACGTCGCGTTCAAAGTCTGTCAATGGCTGCATGGGATCAATCGGTTGCCGTCGAGCCGAACCATCGAAGCGCCAGCGATTCGGCGGTTCGTCGGTTTGTTGCTCAGAGGAATTCTAACCGCCGCCGATGGGCGTCATGATTGTAATGATGTCTCCATCGTCGAGCGAGCGATTTTCGGCTGCGGCGACGATTTCACCATTGACGAGTACAATGACGCTGGGTCGAATCTTCCGATCGTCGGTAAACACGATGTTCCGCAGCGAATCGGCCGCACTTGCCGCCAGCGCATCCAATGCTTGAGGAAGGCTGCTTGGCGGGGCGAGAGCGAGTTGCAGCGAATCCGCTCCACCTGCGTGGCGCAATTGCGCCAGCAATTCCACTGTGATTCGCAATTCCGATCGCGCCGAATGCGATGTCGCGCTCACGAGTCATGACTCCATGCTTCTTCGGAATGCGTAAACGAAAGAGTCATGCCAGAATCACCGGCTGCCAATACGACGTGATCGC
This portion of the Pirellulales bacterium genome encodes:
- a CDS encoding DUF2252 domain-containing protein, yielding MNSFTRDERHQAGKALRKQVPRAAHANWNAAEAQRDPIEIIERTSAGRVPKLAPIRFGRMLQSPFTFLRGSSAVMAHDLGPTPATGLQVQACGDCHLTNFGLFATPERNLIFDINDFDETHRAPWEWDLKRLATSVVVAARVNGFSSRQSEDAALACTRSYRVHMAEFAELSPLDLWYLSITAEQLIETAPCAKSQIRRGKMAAKARTRVGEKLFPKITEREAGKHRFVERPPVMTRITDEPTLAGLQADLVNYRESLPLDRRALLDRYRLEDVAFRVVGIGSVGTRCYVALLFCDDENPLLLQIKEANPSVLEAHTAKCPFKNQGQRVVVGQRLMQAASDIFLGWIENSEGRHFYVRQLRDMKFSIPVETLSPRELAQYATICGHVLARAHAQSGDAAKISGYLGSGDRCDVAMAAFAAAYADRVEQDHAALVDAVRSGRIEAVVEEDR
- a CDS encoding ABC transporter permease, producing the protein MIVSGRKPTRNVENRAIAGRSDRGFRLALALIGGIYVLSLVAMLAADLAYLSMPADAAESAKTGFWRPAIRACDALAVAFADPNIRYSFKLTMISCLFTAILSVMVAVPLGYGLSRYRFWGRNFIDAILDIPIVLPPLVVGLSLLILFQFWPWSLISKHVVFQIPAVVLAQFMVAAAFAVRIMRAGFDQIDTRLEQVALTLGCSQSQAFSRVVLPQAKQSMLTAGTIAWARSLGEFGPLLVFAGATRMKTEVLSTTVFLELSIGNLRSAVAVSILMVLAAIVVLIVARRWGTRDLSI
- the modA gene encoding molybdate ABC transporter substrate-binding protein; this encodes MKKNQQRVGAVDSRHRQGWASTFPMLALAGCALLALLGFALFKLSRPQTIDSTNPNTKHQRQSGELMLYCASGMRAPMQKIVEDYATEYGVKVQLQFGGSNTLLSQIELSRSGDLFLAGDESYMSLAQRKGLLAEMLPLATMQATIVVPRDNPANVQGFADLLRDDLRVAIGNPDQAAIGKMVRDTLEKNQWEALAQAVTKRGVFQPTVVEVANSVRVGAVDAGVVWNATVAGDSLLALVAPPEFAKATAQVAIGVLTCSSQPTAALQFARFAAARDRGLKHFQSNGFHVLEGDRGSVSPELNFYCAVHRRDLGFIIDPLEKPEEVRVDTVYNGCGSLTAQMKDAFVAAGLPWRLGDRAAGDAHAQGATNHSVHATWPP
- a CDS encoding ATP-binding cassette domain-containing protein codes for the protein MIRVESLTVRLGEFQLADVHFEVPTGEYAVLMGQTGTGKTTIIECLCGLRPIQTGRIWLGRQEVTRLPPSRRGIGYVPQDGALFGHLTVREHLAFPLRIRRRAKSEIESRTATLAQLLNLEHLLDRRPQWLSGGEMQRVALGRAMSFEPEVLLLDEPLSALDDETRNQMVEVLLRIRQLGTVTALHITHNADEGKRLADRSFRLNRGVVACEAVPAIVES
- a CDS encoding HesA/MoeB/ThiF family protein, translated to MQPLTDFERDVYSWQLDIPGLGIAGQEKLKGATALVSRCGGLGGVVCYNLAAAGIGRLIIAHAGDVKPSDLNRQILMTDDWIGRRRVESAARRLRELNPRLEVVAVDANISDENVGQLVSQADLVFDCAPLFSERFALNRQCMRQMKPMIEAGVFGLEGQVTTIIPGTTPCLACLYPEDPPAWKRKFPVLGAVSAITGGIAAMEGIKLITGLGPTLQGVLLYFDAGTMTFRRIAVAKRPGCLQCGG
- a CDS encoding MoaD/ThiS family protein, translating into MSATSHSARSELRITVELLAQLRHAGGADSLQLALAPPSSLPQALDALAASAADSLRNIVFTDDRKIRPSVIVLVNGEIVAAAENRSLDDGDIITIMTPIGGG